The following are from one region of the Girardinichthys multiradiatus isolate DD_20200921_A chromosome 9, DD_fGirMul_XY1, whole genome shotgun sequence genome:
- the LOC124873785 gene encoding hydroxycarboxylic acid receptor 2-like translates to MLCNLNGTILISVLPPLILTEFIFGFLGNGLALWIFCFHLRPWKSSTVFLFNLAVADFLLNMALPLRASYYFSGLNWKFGPVLCNACLFTLAMNRSGSAFFLMAIAVDRYMHVVHPHHPINFLSVRKAAVGTLGMWLFTISVDAPIFAMQHINTTYCESFDTDVDPQHHLTWHEFIFMSSFFIPLLVIFYCTVHIMVQLRKRHLTHNAKIKKALYFITVVVVIFFICFLPSNVTLLMIWIRSRKASGSSQTQVCPASEELAIAFYVSIILTYLNSTLDPVVYYFSSPVFKSIFRKALNLFQKGTTEEAEKKTRETGSQTLSQL, encoded by the coding sequence ATGCTCTGTAACTTGAATGGAACCATTCTGATCAGCGTGCTACCTCCACTAATCCTGACAGAGTTTATTTTTGGATTTCTTGGAAATGGTCTAGCTCTGTGGATCTTCTGCTTCCATCTAAGGCCCTGGAAAAGCAGCACGGTGTTCCTCTTCAACCTAGCCGTGGCCGATTTCCTGCTGAACATGGCTCTGCCGCTGCGTGCCAGCTACTATTTCTCTGGTCTAAACTGGAAATTTGGACCGGTGCTCTGCAACGCCTGCCTCTTCACGCTGGCGATGAACCGCAGTGGGAGCGCCTTCTTCTTGATGGCCATCGCTGTGGACAGGTACATGCATGTGGTGCATCCTCATCATCCCATCAACTTTCTGAGTGTGAGGAAAGCTGCTGTGGGAACACTGGGAATGTGGCTCTTCACAATTTCTGTGGATGCTCCAATTTTTGCTATGCAGCACATCAACACCACCTACTGTGAGAGCTTCGACACAGATGTGGACCCTCAGCACCACCTTACCTGGCATGAGTTTATTTTCATGTCCTCTTTCTTCATCCCGCTGCTTGTGATCTTTTACTGCACTGTCCACATCATGGTCCAGCTGAGGAAGAGACACCTTACTCATAACGCAAAAATCAAGAAGGCTCTGTACTTCATTACAGTGGTTGTGGTTATCTTCTTCATTTGCTTCCTTCCCAGCAATGTCACTCTGCTGATGATCTGGATCAGGTCCAGAAAGGCCTCTGGCTCCTCTCAGACCCAGGTGTGTCCTGCATCAGAGGAACTGGCCATTGCCTTCTACGTCTCCATCATTCTGACCTATCTGAACAGCACCCTGGATCCTGTGGTCTACTACTTCTCCAGTCCAGTCTTCAAGAGCATCTTTAGGAAAGCTCTTAATTTGTTCCAGAAAGGCACCACAGAGGAAGCCGAGAAGAAGACGAGGGAGACCGGTTCCCAGACGCTCAGTCAGCTCTAA